The following proteins are encoded in a genomic region of Diadema setosum chromosome 10, eeDiaSeto1, whole genome shotgun sequence:
- the LOC140233715 gene encoding uncharacterized protein, which produces MMMSVWYLVVCCILSAVRSSTCQQTNRTLASCHFENTENCGFKIVPDLNGVHHLELWTLSMGGKLGRNAPLSDHTPESNLDWLASTKSLESTSVSDFNNFTTVIVSPSMNFSTGRGHVTFYYFLWIADDPEGNQDTYPTLTVKGCDEEMMWRRQDFTAGWQVATFDFTCSEPGTITFEALHQRPGSGVAIDDVKIIEIPDQRTEVTGMDPSPTLGTATRSPTSRSSMSPDTSRHTDNTTTESALSDSTGIGGRVLILAAGCLLGAALILTFSIAIHCCFWKKKRRAEEDHITSSNGGLQVSNTGYDFLTTIVGINNGLDGSKTIATESTTLSTIGKGSSYQMDILSVRRVADDTFEKRLDGSYGAPSKGKRRSITLASFKRVRSSRDRSFEYSEIPESTSPTDENVYHFATLQTQQSNPKAPKLGVIGRTKALVRSNSLPSRNSTESCVSIRMEGPYHITDLIGNVAMDTAIFPSMETVIFDEVSSRRKSSVKYDQPLQNVPHQTDPNANRYEELNKSSSGPDLMLQDSPKRAVGSHQQAETDQHVYKELETKGRGDWYDLLDHVSTTSTSHDIKQSETGKHVYKALEHRQRDQDNYDLLQSTNLHTTIQKQDSAKYHVYNELQTPQDQDNYDLLEPESSEVKQAHRDLSDYENPPAVAPKPTSPFAPRPMSPRQNWQLPSAAQSETAPPTAAVDQGPEGFVMVRDPKYYTLVPDIVRDASYEYPAVVFQEIDDLDDDDASDTDSNAYESFERPVTPKDRRQSLKSKSASNDRVEEGLGKKSQSDPAALKQQQLAKFLDDDYENIE; this is translated from the exons CCCTCGCCTCTTGCCATTTTGAGAATACGGAGAACTGCGGCTTCAAGATCGTGCCTGACCTCAACGGCGTACACCACTTGGAGCTGTGGACCCTGAGCATGGGGGGCAAGCTGGGGAGAAACGCACCACTCTCCGACCACACCCCCGAATCTAACCTAG ATTGGCTCGCCAGCACGAAATCGCTTGAAAGCACCAGCGTATCTGATTTCAATAACTTCACCACCGTCATCGTCTCGCCCAGCATGAACTTCAGCACCGGTCGGGGTCACGTGACCTTTTACTACTTCCTGTGGATAGCGGACGACCCGGAAGGAAACCAGGACACCTACCCGACCTTGACTGTGAAGGGGTGTGATGAAGAAATGATGTGGCGGAGGCAGGATTTCACCGCCGGGTGGCAGGTTGCGACTTTTGATTTCACCTGCAGTGAACCAGGAACG ATCACATTCGAAGCCCTTCATCAACGGCCTGGATCAGGTGTCGCCATCGATGATGTCAAAATCATAGAAATTCCGGATCAACGAACAGAAG TGACAGGCATGGATCCGTCACCAACTCTCGGAACAGCGACACGATCTCCTACATCGCGTTCTTCCATGTCACCTGATACCTCACGGCACACTGACAACACCACGACAGAAAGTGCTCTTAGCGATTCGACTGGCATTGGAG GTCGGGTGCTCATTCTCGCAGCTGGTTGTCTCCTGGGCGCCGCGCTCATCCTGACTTTCAGCATCGCCATCCACTGCTGCTTCTGGAAGAAGAAAAG ACGGGCCGAGGAAGATCATATCACAAGCAGCAACGGTGGTCTTCAGGTCTCCAACACCGGCTACGACTTCCTAACCACCATCGTCGGCATCAACAACGGGCTCGACGGCAGCAAAACCATAGCAACTGAGTCCACAACGCTGTCGACCATCGGCAAGGGCTCGTCCTACCAGATGGACATTCTGTCGGTAAGAAGGGTCGCAGATGACACCTTCGAGAAGCGATTGGATGGGTCATATGGGGCGCCCTCTAAGGGCAAGAGACGCAGCATTACCCTGGCTTCCTTCAAACGGGTCCGGAGCAGCCGCGACAGGAGCTTTGAGTACTCTGAGATTCCCGAGAGCACATCCCCAACGGACGAGAACGTCTACCACTTTGCCACCCTGCAGACGCAACAATCTAATCCCAAGGCACCCAAGCTTGGTGTCATAGGGCGGACCAAAGCTCTAGTGAGAAGCAACTCCCTGCCTTCCAGGAACAGCACGGAGAGTTGTGTGAGCATTCGAATGGAGGGACCCTACCACATCACAGACCTCATCGGCAACGTTGCTATGGACACCGCCATTTTCCCCTCCATGGAAACAGTAATCTTCGACGAAGTCTCCTCACGAAGGAAGAGTAGCGTGAAGTACGACCAACCTCTACAGAACGTTCCCCATCAGACTGACCCTAATGCTAACAGATATGAAGAGCTGAACAAGTCGAGCAGCGGACCAGATTTGATGCTACAGGATAGTCCGAAGCGAGCAGTGGGTAGCCATCAACAGGCAGAAACTGATCAGCATGTCTACAAAGAACTAGAAACAAAGGGTCGAGGCGATTGGTATGATCTCCTTGATCACGTGTCAACTACGTCAACGTCACATGACATCAAGCAGTCTGAGACTGGAAAACATGTTTACAAAGCACTCGAACATCGGCAGCGCGACCAAGACAACTATGATCTCTTGCAATCCACAAATTTGCACACGACTATTCAAAAACAAGACAGTGCGAAATATCACGTTTACAATGAGTTGCAAACACCACAGGACCAGGATAATTACGACCTTTTGGAGCCAGAAAGTTCGGAAGTCAAGCAAGCCCATCGCGACCTCTCAGATTATGAAAACCCTCCAGCCGTTGCGCCCAAACCTACATCCCCCTTCGCTCCGAGACCCATGTCACCGCGACAAAATTGGCAGCTGCCCTCTGCAGCTCAGAGTGAGACAGCGCCCCCAACAGCAGCTGTCGATCAGGGTCCGGAGGGCTTCGTCATGGTTCGCGATCCGAAGTACTACACGCTCGTCCCCGACATCGTCCGAGACGCTAGCTACGAGTATCCCGCCGTGGTCTTCCAAGAAATCGACGACTTAGATGACGATGATGCCAGCGACACGGATTCGAACGCCTACGAGAGCTTCGAGCGACCTGTTACGCCGAAAGACCGACGGCAGAGCTTGAAATCGAAGAGCGCGAGCAACGATCGCGTCGAGGAGGGACTTGGGAAGAAATCTCAGAGTGACCCCGCAGCCCTCAAACAGCAGCAGCTGGCTAAATTCTTAGACGATGATTACGAGAATATCGAATAG